CTGACATGCTGCCGGATCTAGGCACGTGGAGACCGAGAGGTGCACCATGACCGACGCTTCGGATGCCGGAGCCGTCCTCGACCACCCAGACGAGGCGGTTCTCGACCGCGACGGTCTGGCCGCGCTCGTGCGTGTCCTGAAGGCGCGCGGCCGCACGGTGATCGGCCCGACCGTGCGCGACGGCGCGATCGTCCTCGACGAGCTGGACTCCGCCGATGCGCTTCCCTACGGGTGGGGGGTCGAGCTGGAGGCGGGTCGGTACCGGCTCCACCGCCGCGAGGACGGGGCGGCCTTCGCACACAGCGCGGGACCCCAGTCGTGGAAGTCGTTCCTGCATCCGGAGCGCGTCCGCCAGTGGTCCGCGGACCGCGGCCCAGACGGTGCGCCGGTCGTCCGCGAGGAGAAGCAGGAGAGCATTTCATACGCGTTCCTCGGAGTGCGGCCCTGCGATCTGCGTGCCATTCAGATTCTGGACCGGGTGATGAGCGGAGGCAGGTACCGGGACCCCACCTACCTGTCACGGCGGACGGGTGCCTTCCTGATCGCGGCCGAGTGCACCGAGCCGGGTGCCACCTGCTTCTGCGTCTCGATGGGGAGCGGGCCGGCCGTCGACGCCGGGTACGACCTCGCGCTCACCGAGGTCGTGGACGATGCCGGTCACCGATTCCTCTGCCGGAGCGGGAGCGAGGAGGGAGCCGCGGTCCTCGCGGAACTACCGGGCCGGAGCGCCGATGGCTCCACCCGAGCGGCTGCGACCCAGGCCGTGAGCGCCGCCGCCGAACGCATGGGCCGCTCCATGCCGCCGGTGGACCTGCGCACGCTGATGCGGGACAACCTGGAGGCGGATCGCTGGGACGACGTCACCGCCCGGTGCCTCAGCTGCGGCAACTGCACCATGGTCTGCCCCACCTGCTTCTGCACCACCACGGAGGACGTCACCGACCTGACCGGCGATCACGCCGAGCGCTGGCGCCTCTGGGACTCCTGCTACGACCTGGACTTCTCGCTCCTCCACGGCGGCCCGGTCCGGTCCACCCCGCGCAGCCGCTACCGCCAGTGGCTCACCCACAAGCTGGGTACCTGGCACGACCAGTTCGACAGCTCCGGCTGTGTCGGCTGCGGCCGGTGCATCGTCTGGTGTCCCACGGGCATCGACCTCACCGAGGAAGCCCACGCCCTGCACCAAGAGGCCACGCAGCGGGAGAGCACGCCGTGACCTCGCATCCGGTTGGGCCTCCCGGCGAGCAGGTGTTCGCCGCTCTGACGACGGAGCACCGCGGGAAGCTGATGGCCCTCGCCCGTGAAGTCGCCTTTCCGGGCGGCACACGGATCTTCGAGGAAGGGGAGAAGGCAGACCGCTTCTGGATCATCCGCTCCGGCACGGTCGCGCTCGACGTCCACGTGCCCGGCCGGGGGCGCGTGGTCGTCGAGACCATCGGCGCGGGCAGCCTGCTCGGCTGGTCATGGCTGTGCCCACCCCGGCAGTGGCACCTCGCGGCCGAGACCCGGGACGCCGTCCGCGCCTGGGAATTCGATGCCGCCGCCGTCCAGGACCTGTGCGCCGAGGACACGGCGCTGGGTCTGTCCCTGGTAACCGCCGTCGCCGAGACCATCGGCGACCGGCTTCGAGCCACCCGCACCCGGCTGCTCGACCTGTACGGACCGCCGGGACCGCAGGGGATCGGGCCGGTGCCATGACGCTCACGCCCCTCTCCTACCGCGTGGTGGACCGCCGCGACGAGACGCACGACACGGTCACGCTCGTACTGGAGCCTGCCTCGGAAGCCCTGAAGCCCTTCGCACCCGGCCAGTTCGCGATGCTGTACGCGTTCGGTGTCGGCGAGATCCCGGTGTCCGTGTCCCGGCTCGCGGACGGGCACCGGCTGACGCACACGGTCCGCGCCGTGGGTGCCGTCTCGCGCGCATTGTGCGGCCTGCGGACCGGCGGGTGGGTCGGCGTGCGCGGCCCCTTCGGCACCGCCTGGGACTCGGCCGCCGCTCACGGCAACGACCTGCTCGTCATTGCCGGAGGGATCGGGCTCGCTCCGCTCCGTCCCCTCGTCGACGCCGTTCTGGCCGAGCCGCAGGCGTTCGGGCGGCTGAACGTCCTCGCGGGCGCCCGGACCCCCGACGATCTGCTGTACGGGGACGAGTTCCCCGCCTGGGGAAAGCCGTTCGGCGCCGTCACGGTCGACCGGCCTTCCGGCGGCTGGACCGGCCGGGTCGGCGTCGTCACCACGCTGCTCCGCGAGGCCCGGTTCACACCTTCGGACACGGTCGCCTTCGTCTGCGGTCCCGAGGTGATGATGCGCGCGACCGCACGCGCGCTGATCCACCAAGGGGTACGTCCCGACCGCATCCGGGTCTCCCTCGAACGCAACATGCGCTGTGCCACCGGCCACTGCGGCCACTGCCAGCTCGGACCCCTGCTGCTCTGCCGCGACGGCCCGGTCGTCGGCTACGACCAGGCCGAGCCCCTGCTCACCGTCCGGGAACTGTGAGATGAGCACCCCCACCACACCCCAGCCCCCTGCCCGCCCCCGCCTCGGCGTGTTCAAGTTCGCCTCCTGTGACGGCTGCCAGCTCACCCTCCTCGACTGCGAGGACGAACTGCTCGGCATCGCCGCCGAACTGGAGATCGCCCACTTCCTGGAGGCGTCCAGCGAAGCCGCGCCCGGCCCGTACGACCTCGTGCTCGTCGAAGGGTCGGTCAGCACACCCGAGCACGTGGAGCGCATCCGGCGCATCCGCGCGGATGCCCGCCACCTCGTCACCATCGGTGCCTGCGCCACGGCGGGCGGCGTGCAGGCGCTGCGCAACTACGCCGATGTCGAGGGATACCTGGCGACCGTCTACGCCCGCCCCGACTACATCGAGACCCTCGCGACCTCCACGCCGGTCTCGGCCCACGTCCCCGTCGACTTCGAACTGCGCGGCTGTCCCATCGACCGCGGTCAGCTCGTCGAGGTCATCACCGCGTTCCTCGCCGGACGCAAGCCCGCCATCCCGAACCACAGCGTCTGCTTCGCCTGCAAACGGCGCGGCAACGTCTGCGTCACCGTCGCCCACGGCACACCCTGCCTCGGCCCCGTCACCCACGCGGGCTGCGGGGCCCTGTGCCCGACGTACGGGCGCGGCTGCTACGGCTGCTTCGGGCCGGCCGGAACCACGAACCTTCCCGCGCTGGTCCCCCTCATGCAGCGTGACGGGATGAGCGAGGAGGACATCGGCAGGTTCCTGCACACCTTCAACGTGACCGCCTTCACCGCCCTGGAGGAGCAAGGACAGCCCGGCGTGACCGACGCGGAAGGACCGGGATGAGCGATCCCACCCCCCGATACCAGGAGCTGCGCATCCCCTCACTCGCCCGTGTCGAGGGCGAGACCGCGCTGCACCTGAGGATCCATGACGGCACGGTCACCGAAGCGCGGCTCAAGATTTACGAGCCGCCGCGGTTCTTCGAAGCCTTCCTCCGGGGCAGAGCCCACCCGGAGCCACCCGACCTCACCTCCCGCATCTGCGGGATCTGTCCCGTCGCCTACCAGATGAGTGCCTGCCGCGCCATCGAGGACGCGTGCGGCGTTGTCGTCGACGGACAACTGGCCGCCCTTCGCCGCCTGCTGTACTGCGGCGAATGGATCGAGAGCCAGACGCTGCACATCCACATGCTGCACGCACCGGACTTCCTCGGCGAAGACGACGTGATCGGCCTGTCCCGATCCCATCCGGAGCACGTCAAGCGCGGACTGCGCCTGAAGCAGACCGGCAACGCCGTGGTCGAACTGCTCGGGGGCCGGGCCATCCACCCCGTCAACGTCAGGATCGGCGGATTCCACCGGGCCCCGACCCGCGCCGAACTCCGCCCCCTGGAAGAACGGCTGCGCACCGCCCTCGACGACGCCTGGGACACGGTGCGCTGGGTCGCCGGCTTCGAATTCCCGGACGCCGAGTGCAACGCCGACCTGCTCGCCCTCGCCGAGACCGGCACCTACGCCATCGAGTCCGGAGTCCCCACCGTGCTCCCGTACGACGCGACGCTCCCGCCGTACGGCTTCCCCCTGCGGGACTTCACCGACCACGTGACCGAGGAGCAGGTCTCCCACTCCACAGCGCTCCACTCCCGGTTGGACGGCCGAAGGCATCTCACCGGTTCCCTCGCCCGCTGGGCGGTCAGCGGCCACCTGCTGTCCGCACTGGCCCTGGAAGCGGCACGGGAGGCGGGGCTGGGCGACCCCCCGTCGCGCGCAGGTGCCGGGCGGGGAAAGGCCTGCAGGAACCCGTACCGAAGCATCCTCGTCCGGGCGGTGGAAGTCCTGTACGCGGTGGAGGAGGCCCTGCGGATCATCGCTGAGTACGAGCGTCCGGCCGGCCCGTACGTGGAGGTCCCGGCCCGGGCCGGTATCGGGCACGGTGCCACGGAGGCGCCACGCGGCTTGCTCTACCACCGCTACGCGTTCGACGGCGGGGGGCGTGTCACGGACGCCCGCATCGTGCCACCGACCGCCCAGAACCAGGGCGCCATCGAGGAGGACCTGCGTCGGCTGGTCCAAGCCGGCCTCGATCGGGGTGAGGGCTCCGAGGCCGAGCTCACCCGGCTGTGCGAGCGGGCCGTCCGCAACCACGACCCGTGCATCTCGTGTTCGGCCCACTTCCTGGAACTGGACATCGAGCGCACCCACTGATCACGCCCAGGCGTGACCGGCTGATCCGGACGACGTTCCGGCCCGGGCCTGTGGCCGGTCCGCAAGGCGCCGTTACGTCGGATGGCGGCGTCGGAGCCGACCGGCAGCCACGGTCCCGTGCACGTCGTGCGTCCGCGTCCTCGTAGGTGCCTCACCAGCCGGGCCCGCCTCTGGCTCCTGCGCGCCGCGGGCAGGCTTCAGGTGCTCCTCGGATGACATGCGGCCGTGTGCTCGGCGCGTTGGCACAGATGCTTCATCGAGTACCGCTTACGGTCGCTGGACGGCTACCGGCGCGAGCGCGGGGACGACAGGGCTCCGGCCGGCCGGACATCGGACACCTCACCGCCCTTCCAGCCACCTACCAGACGGAGCAGCCGGCATGGAGCCAGTCGTTACCGTGGGCCTCGACGGCTCACCCGAGAGCCTCGCCGCCGCCCGTTGGGCCGCTGACGAAGCCGACCGCCGCAAACTCACACTGCGCCTGCTGCACGCGTGGCCCCTGCTGGCGCCGGAACCGACCCACCTCCCCGCGGAGATGGATCAGAACTACTGGGCGAAGCGCATCGTGCACCACGCGAAGGCAGAGCTCCAAGCGCGCCACCCGGGCCTGACCATCGTCGGCAACCTGGTCGCCGAGGATGCTCAGGAGGCGCTGCTGAAAGCGTCGGCGGAGTCCGAGATGACCGTGCTCGGTTCGCGGGGACTGGAGCCCGTCGAGAGCTACTTCCTGGGCGACATCAGCATGCCCGTCGTCGCACGGGCCCAGCGGCCGGTGGTCCTGGTGCGGGCCGGGACGAGCGAAGAGGGTCCGCCGTCCGCTCCGGGCGCTTCGGGCGGCGTGGTGGTGGCACTTAAGCTGCACGGTCCGTGCGACGACCTGCTCGCGTTCTCCTTCGCCGCCGCCGCGGCCCGGGGCATGCCCCTGCGGGCCGTCCACGGCCGAACCCTGCCGGTGCACGCTCACGCTCCCTGGGGCGTGGACCACGACGTGACCGAGAAGATCACGAAGGACGCGCGGAAGCTCCTGAGCGACGCCCTCCGCCCCTGGCGCGAGAAGTTCCCGAGCGTCGAGGTGGCCGACAGCGTCGGTCTTGAAAGCCCCACCAAAGCCGTGGTGCGGGCCGCCAAGGGCGCAGGGCTACTGGTCGTCGGCCGACGCAGGCATCGTCCCGCCCTGGCACCCCCATTGGGTTCCGTGGCCACCGCCGCGATCCATCACGCGCGCTGCCCCGTCGCCGTCATTCCCCATGACTGAGCCGAGCCACAGCGAGGAGCCGTCGGTGCCGGCGCACCGCACCGACGCGTCCGCGCTCCGGACCGGCACCGGCCTCGATGCTCCGCCGCTCCCGCGCGCAGAGGTGTGCGAGACGCACACCGCGGTCCTGTTCTTCGTCGGTGACCGCGCCTACAAGCTGAAGAAGCCGGTCGACCTGGGGTTTCTCGACTACACGACCACGGCGGCCCGGCGGATCGTCTGCGAACGGGAAATCGCCCTCAACCGTCGCTTCGCTCCTGACGTCTACCTGGGGCTGGGCGAGTTTCGCGGACCGGACGCGGACACGCCCGAACCTCTCGTGGTGATGCGTCGCATGCCGGCGGAACGCCGGCTGTCCCGGCTCGTGAGTGAAGGCGCCGACGTCGACGACGTCCTGCGGTCCGTCGCGCGCCTGCTCGCGTCCTGTCACGCTGACGCGCCCCGCGGCCCGGACATCGACGAGCAGGGCAGGCGGGACGCGCTGTCCGCACGCTGGGAAGCGAGCTTCACGCAGGTCAGGGGATTGACCGAAGACGGCGGGCTGCTCGACGGGGTGGAGGAGGTGAAGCGCCTGGTGCGTCGCTATCTCGCAGGCCGCGAGACACTGTTCGACGCCCGTATCGAGCAGGGGCGGGTGGTCGACGGCCACGGCGACCTGCTCGCCCAGGACATCTTCTGCCTCGACGACGGCCCCCGCGTCCTGGACTGCCTGGAGTTCGACGACCGCCTCCGCTACGTCGACGGTCTCGACGACGCGGCCTTCCTTGCCATGGACCTGGAGCAGACGGGTGCCCCCGAGGCCGCGGCGCTCTTCCTCGCCCGGTACGGCGAGTACTCCGGCGACCCCGCACCGCCGTCCCTGTGGCACCACTACGTCGCCTACCGCGCGTTCGTCCGGGCCAAGGTGTCCCTGATCCAGGCAGCTCAAGGCGCCCGCGGCGCGGAGGCGGCAGCGCGGCGACTGGTCACCACGACGCTGCGCCACCTGCGCACCTCCGCCGTCGGCCTGACCCTCGTCGGCGGCCTCCCGGGCAGCGGGAAGTCCACGCTCTCCGGTGCGCTCGCCGATCGTCTGGGCGTCACGCTGCTCAGCAGCGACCGCCTGCGCAAGGAGCTGGCCGGCATCCCGGTGGAGGAATCCGCGGCCGCCGGCTACGGCGAAGGGCTGTACACGCCCGAGTGGACCGCGAGGACGTACGCGGCCCTGCTCGACCGGGCGTCCGCGCTGCTGTCACGTGGCGAGTCCGTCGTCCTCGACGCCACCTGGTCCGACGCCGAACAACGCGAGGCCGCCCTTCGCGTGGCCGAACGCACCAGCGCCGACCT
Above is a genomic segment from Streptomyces sp. NBC_01233 containing:
- a CDS encoding universal stress protein, which translates into the protein MEPVVTVGLDGSPESLAAARWAADEADRRKLTLRLLHAWPLLAPEPTHLPAEMDQNYWAKRIVHHAKAELQARHPGLTIVGNLVAEDAQEALLKASAESEMTVLGSRGLEPVESYFLGDISMPVVARAQRPVVLVRAGTSEEGPPSAPGASGGVVVALKLHGPCDDLLAFSFAAAAARGMPLRAVHGRTLPVHAHAPWGVDHDVTEKITKDARKLLSDALRPWREKFPSVEVADSVGLESPTKAVVRAAKGAGLLVVGRRRHRPALAPPLGSVATAAIHHARCPVAVIPHD
- a CDS encoding 4Fe-4S dicluster domain-containing protein translates to MTDASDAGAVLDHPDEAVLDRDGLAALVRVLKARGRTVIGPTVRDGAIVLDELDSADALPYGWGVELEAGRYRLHRREDGAAFAHSAGPQSWKSFLHPERVRQWSADRGPDGAPVVREEKQESISYAFLGVRPCDLRAIQILDRVMSGGRYRDPTYLSRRTGAFLIAAECTEPGATCFCVSMGSGPAVDAGYDLALTEVVDDAGHRFLCRSGSEEGAAVLAELPGRSADGSTRAAATQAVSAAAERMGRSMPPVDLRTLMRDNLEADRWDDVTARCLSCGNCTMVCPTCFCTTTEDVTDLTGDHAERWRLWDSCYDLDFSLLHGGPVRSTPRSRYRQWLTHKLGTWHDQFDSSGCVGCGRCIVWCPTGIDLTEEAHALHQEATQRESTP
- a CDS encoding oxidoreductase, whose product is MSTPTTPQPPARPRLGVFKFASCDGCQLTLLDCEDELLGIAAELEIAHFLEASSEAAPGPYDLVLVEGSVSTPEHVERIRRIRADARHLVTIGACATAGGVQALRNYADVEGYLATVYARPDYIETLATSTPVSAHVPVDFELRGCPIDRGQLVEVITAFLAGRKPAIPNHSVCFACKRRGNVCVTVAHGTPCLGPVTHAGCGALCPTYGRGCYGCFGPAGTTNLPALVPLMQRDGMSEEDIGRFLHTFNVTAFTALEEQGQPGVTDAEGPG
- a CDS encoding FAD/NAD(P)-binding protein, with protein sequence MTLTPLSYRVVDRRDETHDTVTLVLEPASEALKPFAPGQFAMLYAFGVGEIPVSVSRLADGHRLTHTVRAVGAVSRALCGLRTGGWVGVRGPFGTAWDSAAAHGNDLLVIAGGIGLAPLRPLVDAVLAEPQAFGRLNVLAGARTPDDLLYGDEFPAWGKPFGAVTVDRPSGGWTGRVGVVTTLLREARFTPSDTVAFVCGPEVMMRATARALIHQGVRPDRIRVSLERNMRCATGHCGHCQLGPLLLCRDGPVVGYDQAEPLLTVREL
- a CDS encoding Ni/Fe hydrogenase subunit alpha, whose protein sequence is MSDPTPRYQELRIPSLARVEGETALHLRIHDGTVTEARLKIYEPPRFFEAFLRGRAHPEPPDLTSRICGICPVAYQMSACRAIEDACGVVVDGQLAALRRLLYCGEWIESQTLHIHMLHAPDFLGEDDVIGLSRSHPEHVKRGLRLKQTGNAVVELLGGRAIHPVNVRIGGFHRAPTRAELRPLEERLRTALDDAWDTVRWVAGFEFPDAECNADLLALAETGTYAIESGVPTVLPYDATLPPYGFPLRDFTDHVTEEQVSHSTALHSRLDGRRHLTGSLARWAVSGHLLSALALEAAREAGLGDPPSRAGAGRGKACRNPYRSILVRAVEVLYAVEEALRIIAEYERPAGPYVEVPARAGIGHGATEAPRGLLYHRYAFDGGGRVTDARIVPPTAQNQGAIEEDLRRLVQAGLDRGEGSEAELTRLCERAVRNHDPCISCSAHFLELDIERTH
- a CDS encoding cyclic nucleotide-binding domain-containing protein — its product is MTSHPVGPPGEQVFAALTTEHRGKLMALAREVAFPGGTRIFEEGEKADRFWIIRSGTVALDVHVPGRGRVVVETIGAGSLLGWSWLCPPRQWHLAAETRDAVRAWEFDAAAVQDLCAEDTALGLSLVTAVAETIGDRLRATRTRLLDLYGPPGPQGIGPVP
- a CDS encoding bifunctional aminoglycoside phosphotransferase/ATP-binding protein, whose translation is MCETHTAVLFFVGDRAYKLKKPVDLGFLDYTTTAARRIVCEREIALNRRFAPDVYLGLGEFRGPDADTPEPLVVMRRMPAERRLSRLVSEGADVDDVLRSVARLLASCHADAPRGPDIDEQGRRDALSARWEASFTQVRGLTEDGGLLDGVEEVKRLVRRYLAGRETLFDARIEQGRVVDGHGDLLAQDIFCLDDGPRVLDCLEFDDRLRYVDGLDDAAFLAMDLEQTGAPEAAALFLARYGEYSGDPAPPSLWHHYVAYRAFVRAKVSLIQAAQGARGAEAAARRLVTTTLRHLRTSAVGLTLVGGLPGSGKSTLSGALADRLGVTLLSSDRLRKELAGIPVEESAAAGYGEGLYTPEWTARTYAALLDRASALLSRGESVVLDATWSDAEQREAALRVAERTSADLVALHCQVPGEVSAARLSTRAPGASDATPDVVRAMAATEPPWDEAVPIDTGGPLEAAVIQAMAAVRPYGSGQAPVFRRPYMEPD